The following proteins are co-located in the Paracoccaceae bacterium Fryx2 genome:
- a CDS encoding integrase core domain-containing protein produces the protein MIALRYLWLNQQIRHGRWIAATQVSPRGWRYEYNNVRPHSSLGDLTPAQARRAPEQSDLTAPGARAQTKTDEDRWCRGSGGNLKAA, from the coding sequence ATCATTGCCCTTCGCTACCTCTGGTTGAACCAGCAGATACGCCACGGCCGATGGATTGCTGCAACGCAGGTTAGCCCCAGGGGTTGGCGCTACGAATACAACAACGTCAGGCCGCATTCCTCGCTGGGCGACCTGACACCCGCCCAAGCGCGCCGAGCGCCTGAGCAATCTGACCTCACCGCACCCGGCGCGCGTGCCCAAACCAAAACCGACGAGGATCGGTGGTGTCGCGGGAGTGGTGGAAATTTGAAGGCGGCGTAA
- a CDS encoding RAD55 family ATPase, with protein MTMRITCTDRIKTGVEGLDTILNGGLVRGAAYIVHGPPGAGKTIFANQACCNIARGGGRALYVSLLAESHDRMMMHMSAMSFFDRSLVPASIVYLSAFATLHSDGLAGLLRLVFEESR; from the coding sequence ATGACGATGCGGATTACATGCACTGACAGGATCAAGACGGGGGTCGAGGGGCTCGACACAATTCTGAACGGCGGGCTTGTGCGCGGTGCGGCCTATATCGTGCACGGCCCCCCGGGGGCCGGCAAGACCATCTTTGCCAACCAGGCGTGCTGCAACATCGCGCGCGGCGGGGGGCGGGCGCTCTACGTGTCGCTTCTTGCCGAGTCTCACGACCGGATGATGATGCACATGAGCGCGATGAGCTTCTTCGACCGGAGCCTGGTCCCGGCCTCGATCGTGTATCTGAGCGCCTTTGCCACCCTGCACTCGGATGGGTTGGCGGGGCTGCTTCGGTTGGTCTTCGAGGAAAGCCGCTGA
- a CDS encoding ATPase domain-containing protein, which translates to MLDGLFVAHDSAADEREFRRFVHDIQGQAALGNRTLLLLTSQSHREGSPEHTMVDGGIEFLDEMCGMRAVRNLVVRKQRGGAFMRGRHQFRITENGLEVFPRLEALMNHKPTPSVTIDRVSTGITGFDKMIGGGYPAASATVLAGPSGSGKTTFGLQFLAQATPEAPGLLFGFYETPARLLTKARSIGIDIDGLIASGALEIIWQSPAENLPDELARRMLTAISRRGVKRVFLDGIGALRHAFLFPERLPLFVNALSAALHESGTTSVYSLEMPQLFMPERMAMDDLSQMVDNVVLVHYARRANHIANNMDRELLVLKIRDSGFDTFPEVFHIRDKGAQFGQGHTGGRRPDEAVSVGDGA; encoded by the coding sequence GTGCTTGACGGCCTGTTCGTCGCGCATGACAGCGCCGCCGACGAGCGGGAATTCCGGCGTTTCGTCCACGACATTCAGGGGCAGGCGGCACTTGGAAATCGCACGCTGCTGTTGCTGACAAGTCAGAGCCACAGGGAGGGATCGCCCGAGCATACCATGGTCGACGGCGGGATCGAATTCCTGGACGAGATGTGCGGGATGCGCGCGGTGCGCAATCTGGTCGTGCGCAAGCAGCGCGGCGGCGCCTTCATGCGGGGCCGCCACCAGTTCCGCATCACGGAGAATGGACTGGAGGTCTTTCCGCGGCTCGAGGCGCTGATGAATCACAAGCCGACGCCTTCGGTGACCATCGACCGCGTCAGCACCGGGATCACCGGTTTCGACAAGATGATCGGCGGCGGCTATCCTGCGGCCTCCGCGACGGTCTTGGCCGGCCCGTCCGGTTCGGGCAAGACGACGTTCGGGCTTCAGTTTCTGGCGCAGGCGACGCCCGAGGCCCCCGGCCTGCTGTTCGGCTTCTATGAAACACCCGCAAGGCTGCTGACGAAGGCGCGCAGCATCGGCATCGACATTGACGGCCTGATCGCCTCGGGCGCGCTCGAGATCATCTGGCAGTCGCCGGCCGAGAATCTGCCCGACGAACTTGCCAGGCGAATGCTGACCGCGATCAGCCGGCGCGGCGTGAAACGCGTGTTTCTCGACGGCATCGGCGCGTTGCGCCATGCCTTCCTGTTTCCCGAGCGTCTTCCGCTATTCGTCAATGCCTTGAGCGCAGCCCTGCACGAGTCCGGTACCACGAGCGTTTATTCATTGGAGATGCCACAGTTGTTCATGCCCGAAAGGATGGCGATGGACGACCTGTCGCAAATGGTCGACAATGTCGTTCTGGTTCACTACGCTCGACGAGCCAACCATATTGCCAACAATATGGATCGCGAGCTGCTGGTGCTGAAGATCAGGGATAGCGGCTTTGACACATTCCCGGAGGTCTTTCACATCAGGGACAAAGGCGCACAGTTTGGCCAGGGCCATACCGGCGGCCGTCGGCCCGACGAAGCCGTCAGCGTCGGCGATGGCGCATAG
- a CDS encoding response regulator, which yields MAYILIVEDELIIALSASMVLEDAGHKVVMAANGEAGLAQALSSAPDLIISDYMMPRMNGLQMIRALRERGETTPVILTTAVPECGLPLNDDPAYDAYLIKPYHDGSLMDAVNRLLDRGSEQG from the coding sequence ATGGCATACATCCTGATCGTCGAAGACGAACTGATCATCGCGCTTTCGGCCAGCATGGTGCTGGAGGATGCGGGCCACAAGGTGGTGATGGCCGCAAACGGCGAAGCGGGGCTTGCGCAAGCCCTGTCTTCCGCGCCTGATCTGATCATTTCCGACTACATGATGCCCCGGATGAACGGCCTTCAGATGATCCGGGCGTTGCGCGAACGAGGTGAGACCACGCCCGTGATCCTCACCACGGCCGTTCCGGAGTGTGGTCTGCCCTTGAACGATGATCCGGCTTATGACGCGTATCTGATCAAGCCCTACCATGACGGGTCGCTGATGGACGCCGTGAACCGGCTCCTGGACAGGGGGTCGGAACAAGGATGA
- the proX gene encoding glycine betaine/L-proline ABC transporter substrate-binding protein ProX: protein MFSLGKTLTTVGTIALLATATAHSALAQEKPGEGVTIVMAQPTWDTGWFHTEIYKQLLQELGYALGDTMTLDNPAFYQSVAYGDVTLWVDGWFPLHDTYRAAFETGAETVGAVARGGALEGYLVDKASADKFGITSLDDFKRAEVQEAFDRDGDGKADLVACPPGWGCEINIEHHLDAYELRDHINPIKAGYSASMADAVASYGAGEPILFYTWTPNWTVNELVPGEDVVWIEVPRVDLPGDMMKLADAATRPGVVGCVNDPCKLGFPANDIVPVANSAFLQDNPAVRTLLTAVEIPLADIFAQNAAMNAGDADIEAQAKAWIAGHRAQVDGWLGKARVATQ from the coding sequence ATGTTCAGTCTCGGCAAAACACTCACCACCGTCGGAACCATCGCGCTTCTCGCCACCGCCACGGCACATTCTGCCCTGGCCCAGGAAAAGCCCGGTGAAGGCGTGACCATCGTCATGGCCCAACCCACCTGGGATACCGGCTGGTTCCATACCGAAATCTACAAGCAACTCCTGCAAGAGCTGGGCTATGCGCTGGGCGACACCATGACGCTCGACAACCCGGCCTTCTATCAGTCGGTGGCCTACGGCGACGTGACGCTTTGGGTCGATGGCTGGTTCCCGCTGCACGACACCTACCGCGCGGCCTTCGAGACCGGGGCCGAAACCGTTGGCGCCGTGGCCAGGGGTGGCGCACTGGAAGGCTATCTGGTCGACAAGGCGTCGGCCGACAAGTTCGGCATCACCTCGCTTGACGATTTCAAGCGGGCCGAGGTTCAGGAAGCCTTCGACCGCGATGGCGACGGCAAGGCCGATCTGGTCGCCTGCCCGCCGGGCTGGGGCTGCGAGATCAACATCGAGCACCACCTCGACGCCTACGAACTGCGCGACCACATCAACCCGATCAAGGCCGGCTATTCCGCCTCGATGGCCGATGCGGTCGCGTCCTATGGCGCTGGCGAGCCGATCCTGTTCTACACCTGGACGCCGAACTGGACCGTGAACGAACTGGTTCCGGGCGAGGATGTCGTCTGGATCGAGGTGCCAAGGGTCGATCTACCGGGCGACATGATGAAGCTCGCAGACGCCGCGACGCGGCCGGGTGTCGTCGGTTGCGTGAATGATCCCTGCAAGCTCGGCTTCCCGGCCAACGACATCGTGCCGGTGGCCAACAGCGCGTTCCTGCAAGACAATCCGGCCGTGCGAACCCTGCTGACCGCGGTCGAGATTCCGCTGGCCGACATCTTCGCGCAGAATGCCGCGATGAATGCGGGCGATGCCGACATCGAGGCCCAGGCAAAGGCCTGGATCGCCGGACACCGGGCCCAGGTGGATGGCTGGCTCGGCAAGGCACGGGTTGCGACGCAGTAA
- a CDS encoding proline/glycine betaine ABC transporter permease: MLSPADLITIPFDDWVTAFVRGWLVPNFRPAFRAAQVPVTVVLNNLNTFLLFVPMLLTTAVFAGMAWRVVGRGMAIFTLVGFAFIDMIGLWPQTMTTLAMILTSVIFCAMIGIPLGILSARSDRMWKVTRPVLDIMQTIPSFVYLVPIVMLFGVGMAPGIIATIIFALPPIVRLTNLGIRNVREDLIEAAQAFGSTGWQMLWDLQIPLALRTIMAGLNQTLMLALSMVVITALIGAGGLGLVVNTGLGRLDVGGATAGGMGIVILAIVLDRITQGLAEKAKVARLSLGASLMNLFRFRGSAPEGATKKAG, encoded by the coding sequence ATGCTCAGTCCCGCTGATCTGATCACGATCCCGTTCGACGACTGGGTGACCGCCTTCGTGCGCGGCTGGCTGGTGCCGAACTTCCGCCCCGCCTTCCGCGCGGCGCAGGTGCCGGTCACGGTCGTGCTGAACAATCTCAACACCTTCCTGCTGTTCGTGCCGATGCTGCTGACCACGGCGGTCTTTGCCGGCATGGCGTGGCGCGTGGTCGGCAGGGGCATGGCGATCTTCACCCTTGTCGGCTTTGCCTTCATCGACATGATCGGGCTCTGGCCCCAGACCATGACCACGCTGGCGATGATCCTGACCTCGGTGATCTTCTGCGCCATGATCGGCATCCCGCTCGGCATCCTGTCCGCGCGCAGCGACCGGATGTGGAAGGTCACGCGGCCGGTGCTCGACATCATGCAGACGATCCCGTCCTTCGTCTATCTGGTGCCGATCGTGATGCTGTTCGGCGTCGGCATGGCGCCCGGCATCATCGCCACGATCATCTTCGCCCTGCCGCCCATCGTGCGGCTGACCAACCTCGGCATCCGCAACGTGCGCGAGGATCTGATCGAGGCGGCGCAGGCTTTCGGGTCAACCGGTTGGCAGATGCTGTGGGATCTGCAGATCCCGCTGGCGCTGCGCACCATCATGGCGGGCCTGAACCAGACGCTGATGCTGGCGCTTTCGATGGTGGTCATCACGGCCCTGATCGGCGCGGGCGGCCTTGGGCTGGTGGTGAACACCGGGCTCGGCCGGCTGGATGTCGGCGGGGCGACGGCGGGCGGCATGGGGATCGTGATCCTTGCCATCGTGCTTGACCGCATCACCCAGGGGCTGGCCGAAAAGGCAAAGGTCGCAAGACTGTCGCTGGGCGCGAGCCTGATGAACCTGTTCCGCTTCCGGGGCTCCGCCCCCGAAGGTGCAACCAAGAAGGCGGGTTGA
- a CDS encoding glycine betaine/L-proline ABC transporter ATP-binding protein yields MQAKLSVRNVYKIFGDNAAGALERLRQGEGKAAILEDTGATVGVQDASFEVAQGEIFVVMGLSGSGKSTLVRMLNGLIAPTAGEILIDGEDIASCAQSALRRIRRNKVAMIFQHFALFPHWTVVANVAYGQKIKGVGAAERREEALRTLEMVGLAPWADSLPSDLSGGMQQRVGLARGLATGPQILLMDEPFGALDPLIRRQMQEELLTLQQTMKKTIIFITHDLNEALLLGDRIAIMKDGELVQIGTAQEIVTNPADDYVAAFVADIDRGRVFTADDISGRPTSVQLHSDTSDQALRIMEDNDSHALHVVDGERLVGLVTYKDLAAQAGNGAGPPGTLGQALITDFAAVDGDAQLHTLYSAAGSGLPIAVTDSRDRLVGVVQPRDVLAQLSADTPSTEPEASDAQSR; encoded by the coding sequence ATGCAGGCGAAACTATCCGTCAGGAATGTCTACAAGATTTTCGGAGACAACGCGGCCGGGGCACTGGAGCGTCTGCGGCAGGGCGAGGGCAAGGCCGCCATCCTTGAAGATACCGGTGCGACCGTTGGCGTGCAGGATGCCAGTTTCGAGGTCGCACAGGGCGAGATTTTCGTGGTGATGGGGCTGTCGGGGTCCGGCAAGTCGACGCTGGTGCGTATGCTGAACGGGCTGATTGCGCCAACGGCCGGGGAAATCCTTATAGACGGGGAAGACATCGCCTCTTGTGCGCAATCGGCCCTGCGGCGGATACGCCGGAACAAGGTGGCGATGATCTTCCAGCACTTCGCCCTGTTCCCGCACTGGACCGTGGTTGCCAATGTCGCCTATGGCCAGAAGATCAAGGGTGTGGGCGCGGCCGAGCGGCGCGAGGAGGCGCTGCGGACGCTGGAAATGGTCGGGCTGGCACCCTGGGCCGACAGCCTGCCGTCGGACCTTTCGGGCGGGATGCAGCAGCGCGTCGGGCTGGCGCGCGGCCTTGCCACCGGCCCCCAGATCCTGCTGATGGATGAACCCTTCGGCGCCCTCGATCCGCTGATCCGGCGCCAGATGCAGGAAGAACTGCTGACGTTGCAGCAGACGATGAAGAAGACGATCATCTTCATCACGCATGACCTGAACGAGGCGCTGCTGCTCGGCGACCGCATCGCGATCATGAAGGATGGCGAACTGGTCCAGATCGGCACGGCGCAGGAGATCGTGACCAATCCGGCCGACGACTACGTTGCCGCCTTCGTGGCCGACATCGACCGCGGCCGCGTGTTCACGGCAGACGACATCTCGGGGCGCCCGACCTCGGTGCAACTGCACAGCGACACCTCGGATCAGGCCCTGCGGATCATGGAGGACAACGACAGCCATGCCCTGCACGTCGTGGATGGCGAGCGGCTGGTGGGCCTTGTCACCTACAAGGATCTGGCCGCGCAGGCGGGCAACGGGGCAGGGCCACCCGGCACGCTGGGGCAGGCGCTGATCACCGATTTCGCGGCGGTGGATGGCGATGCGCAACTGCACACGCTCTACAGCGCGGCCGGATCGGGGCTGCCGATCGCGGTGACCGACAGCCGCGACCGGCTGGTGGGCGTGGTGCAGCCGCGCGACGTGCTGGCGCAACTGTCCGCCGACACCCCTTCAACGGAACCGGAGGCGTCCGATGCTCAGTCCCGCTGA
- a CDS encoding type II secretion system F family protein has protein sequence MSLSDLGIDPDLIAAALAAIAVFCGIIAVAWPWLARNALGLRVLQLTDERERIRLRGGADRDRDKNGALLLREPRRMFAAIVERLNLLWRSDDGATERLLLIAGYRGRAPMVAFQALQVLVPIIVFMLAVFYVFVVIRPDLPFAARAAMTVSAAIMGHFLPQLCIKNRIAKRKISIRQSWPDALDLLLICVESGMSSEAAFRKVAEEIGGQSRELAEELSLTTAELAYLPDRRAAYNNLAMRTDLDGVRSVVSGLTQSEKYGTSLGHALRVLAQENRDMRMSDAEKRAASLPPKLTVPMILFFLPVLFAVIITPAAIQIMSN, from the coding sequence ATGAGCCTTTCCGATCTGGGCATCGACCCCGACCTGATCGCCGCCGCACTGGCGGCCATTGCGGTCTTCTGCGGGATCATCGCCGTGGCGTGGCCCTGGCTCGCGCGCAATGCCCTGGGTCTGCGCGTGCTCCAGTTGACCGACGAGCGGGAAAGGATCCGGTTGCGCGGGGGGGCAGATCGCGACCGCGACAAGAACGGTGCGCTGCTGCTCCGGGAACCCCGACGCATGTTCGCCGCCATTGTGGAACGGCTGAACCTGCTGTGGCGCTCGGACGACGGCGCAACAGAGCGTCTGCTGCTGATCGCGGGCTATCGCGGGCGGGCGCCGATGGTCGCCTTTCAGGCGCTGCAGGTGCTGGTTCCCATCATCGTTTTCATGCTTGCCGTGTTCTATGTCTTCGTGGTGATCCGGCCCGACCTGCCCTTTGCGGCGCGTGCCGCAATGACCGTGAGTGCCGCCATCATGGGCCATTTCCTGCCGCAGCTTTGCATCAAGAACCGGATTGCCAAGCGCAAGATCTCGATCCGTCAAAGCTGGCCCGACGCGCTGGACCTGCTGCTGATCTGCGTCGAGTCCGGCATGAGCAGCGAAGCGGCTTTCCGGAAGGTGGCCGAGGAAATCGGCGGCCAGTCCAGGGAGCTTGCCGAGGAATTGTCGCTGACGACGGCCGAACTGGCCTATCTGCCGGACCGGCGTGCCGCCTACAACAACCTTGCGATGCGGACCGACCTTGACGGCGTGCGCTCGGTCGTGTCCGGTCTGACCCAGTCCGAGAAATACGGCACCTCGCTGGGCCATGCCCTGCGCGTGCTGGCGCAGGAAAACCGCGACATGCGGATGAGCGATGCCGAGAAGCGCGCGGCTTCGCTGCCGCCCAAGCTGACGGTTCCGATGATCCTTTTCTTCCTGCCCGTCTTGTTCGCCGTGATCATCACCCCCGCCGCGATCCAGATCATGTCGAACTAG
- a CDS encoding type II secretion system F family protein, with amino-acid sequence MLTQTSPILVFVLVTLCIGGLLFALFQPRLGLGHKTRQRMALALGAVAPAASQSAAAEGKRRKRSVDETLREMAEQQKVRTARREQPSLTRRLRQGGLHWSISTYWGVSIVIGVVAFAALLSETDLGPVLAAGMGGALGLLVPHGYVGYRRNRRFSHFAAEFPNAVDTIVRGVKAGMPVGDCLRVVATSAQEPVRTEFKLVIDNQTLGMPVDEAVQRLALRVPTAETRFLAIVITIQSRSGGNLAEALDNLSVVLRERKKMRAKIRAMGAEAKASAWIIGSLPVVVCLFVYLMSPEYIGLLFTETVGNIVLAVCGVWMMIGVLIMRKMINFDF; translated from the coding sequence ATGCTGACCCAGACCTCGCCCATCCTCGTCTTCGTACTGGTCACGCTCTGCATCGGAGGGCTTCTTTTCGCCCTGTTCCAGCCACGGCTGGGTCTTGGCCACAAGACGCGGCAGCGGATGGCGCTGGCGCTGGGCGCGGTTGCCCCCGCCGCCTCGCAAAGCGCCGCCGCAGAAGGCAAGCGCCGCAAGCGGTCGGTCGATGAAACCCTGCGCGAGATGGCCGAACAGCAGAAGGTCCGCACCGCCCGCCGCGAGCAGCCGTCCCTGACCCGTCGGCTGCGGCAGGGCGGCCTGCACTGGTCGATTTCAACCTACTGGGGCGTTTCCATCGTGATCGGCGTCGTCGCCTTTGCGGCCCTGTTGTCGGAAACCGATCTGGGTCCGGTCCTGGCGGCGGGCATGGGCGGCGCACTCGGCCTGCTGGTGCCGCATGGCTATGTGGGCTATCGCCGGAACCGGCGCTTTTCGCACTTTGCCGCCGAGTTTCCCAACGCGGTCGACACCATCGTGCGCGGCGTGAAGGCCGGGATGCCGGTGGGCGACTGCCTGCGGGTGGTGGCAACCTCGGCGCAAGAGCCGGTCAGGACAGAGTTCAAACTGGTGATCGACAACCAGACACTCGGGATGCCGGTGGACGAGGCGGTGCAGCGACTGGCCCTGCGGGTGCCCACGGCCGAGACCCGCTTCCTTGCCATCGTGATCACCATCCAGAGCCGGAGCGGCGGCAACCTGGCCGAGGCGCTCGACAACCTGTCGGTCGTGCTGCGCGAGCGCAAGAAGATGCGTGCCAAGATCCGGGCGATGGGGGCCGAGGCCAAGGCTTCGGCCTGGATCATCGGGTCGCTGCCGGTGGTCGTGTGCCTGTTCGTCTATCTGATGAGCCCCGAATACATCGGCCTGCTGTTCACCGAGACGGTCGGCAACATCGTCCTCGCCGTCTGCGGCGTCTGGATGATGATCGGCGTGCTGATCATGCGCAAGATGATCAATTTCGACTTCTGA
- a CDS encoding CpaF family protein, which translates to MAQLSVMETRQARTEVRGIVRDILNAKKAVISSDEEATLVEEICDDVLGYGPLESLLARDDIADIMVSGTKRIFIEVNGKLQETDIRFRDNTQLLNVCQRIVSQVGRRVDESSPICDARLPDGSRVNVIAPPLSIDGPTLTIRRFKKEKLTLDQLVGFGAITAEGADILKIIGRVRCNVIISGGTGSGKTTLLNCLTAYVAPGERIVTCEDSAELQLQQRHVVRLETRPPNIEGIGEITMRDLVKNCLRMRPERIIVGEVRGPEAFDLLQAMNTGHDGSMGTLHANSPREALSRIESMITMGGFSLPSLTIRQMAVASIDVIVQTARLRDGSRRITHIIEVLGLEGDVAITQDIFVYDILGEDAAGNVIWRHRSTGIGRPAFWERARYFGEEKRLAAALEASKARAEDLI; encoded by the coding sequence GTGGCGCAACTGTCGGTCATGGAAACCCGCCAGGCGCGCACCGAGGTGCGCGGCATCGTCCGCGACATCCTCAACGCCAAGAAGGCGGTGATTTCATCCGACGAAGAGGCCACGCTGGTCGAGGAGATCTGCGACGACGTTCTGGGCTACGGCCCGCTCGAGTCGCTGCTGGCACGCGATGACATTGCCGACATCATGGTCAGCGGAACCAAGCGCATATTCATCGAGGTGAACGGCAAGCTCCAGGAAACCGACATCCGGTTTCGTGACAACACGCAGTTGCTCAACGTCTGCCAGCGCATCGTCAGCCAGGTCGGGCGCCGCGTCGACGAATCCAGCCCGATCTGCGATGCACGCCTGCCTGATGGCAGCCGGGTAAACGTTATTGCGCCGCCCCTGTCGATCGACGGGCCAACGTTGACGATCCGCCGGTTCAAGAAGGAAAAGCTGACCCTCGACCAGCTTGTCGGCTTTGGCGCGATCACCGCCGAGGGGGCGGACATCCTGAAGATCATCGGACGGGTGCGCTGCAACGTGATCATTTCGGGCGGGACAGGTTCGGGCAAGACCACGCTGCTGAACTGCCTGACCGCATATGTCGCGCCGGGCGAGCGGATCGTGACCTGCGAAGACTCGGCCGAACTGCAACTGCAGCAGCGCCACGTCGTCCGGCTGGAAACCCGACCGCCGAACATCGAGGGCATCGGCGAGATCACCATGCGCGATCTGGTGAAGAACTGCCTGCGGATGCGGCCCGAACGGATCATCGTCGGCGAGGTGCGCGGCCCCGAGGCGTTCGACCTGCTGCAGGCGATGAACACCGGGCATGACGGGTCGATGGGCACGCTGCACGCCAACTCGCCGCGCGAGGCGCTGTCGCGGATCGAATCGATGATCACCATGGGCGGCTTTTCCCTGCCGTCGCTGACCATCCGGCAGATGGCGGTGGCGTCCATCGACGTGATCGTGCAGACCGCCCGCCTGCGCGACGGGTCGCGGCGCATCACCCATATCATCGAGGTTCTGGGGCTGGAGGGCGACGTGGCCATCACCCAGGACATCTTTGTCTACGACATCCTGGGCGAGGATGCCGCGGGCAACGTCATCTGGCGGCACCGGTCCACCGGAATCGGCCGCCCGGCCTTCTGGGAACGGGCGCGATACTTCGGCGAGGAAAAGCGGCTGGCGGCGGCGCTGGAAGCGTCGAAAGCCCGTGCCGAAGACCTGATCTGA
- a CDS encoding AAA family ATPase yields MNAALPKLVLGPAEAVVATDSPVGHVPHITVGTFCETPGSLAVISAAAEDRRLSRAVTANSMGGIPQAIAFCRSHPTPDLLLLESSSPRDALLAQLDELATVCDAATKVVVIGRSNDVSLYRDLMDRGISDYIVGPTETLMVIAAVLRLFTRAGAVKPGGICAFIGAKGGVGSSVIAQNLGWNIAQELARPVLLADMDLQFGSVSLNLNLETASGFADQLGGAARKDDVGRLDDGLFNRLLVRRGRFLSVLPSGNAMRVVSEPGPEILNRMLELAQASFTVAVLDLPHAWTPWVRGALAAADEVIITAEPDLGNLRNAKRLIDLLRTLRPNDGPPRLVLNKVGVPARKEIKTTEFAAALQIEASATFAFEPRCFSSASNSGQLLAETATRTTSKRPFASLVQALVDRKDAPPKPATPARFWRR; encoded by the coding sequence ATGAACGCAGCCCTTCCGAAACTGGTTCTGGGGCCGGCCGAGGCGGTTGTCGCAACCGACAGCCCGGTCGGGCATGTGCCGCACATCACGGTCGGCACCTTCTGCGAAACGCCCGGGTCCCTCGCGGTCATCAGTGCCGCCGCGGAAGACCGGCGCCTGTCGCGTGCCGTCACGGCGAACAGCATGGGCGGCATTCCGCAGGCGATCGCGTTCTGCCGCAGCCACCCGACCCCGGATTTGCTGCTGCTGGAAAGCAGCAGCCCCCGCGATGCGTTGCTGGCGCAACTGGACGAACTGGCGACAGTCTGCGATGCCGCGACCAAGGTCGTGGTCATCGGCCGATCCAATGACGTGTCGCTGTATCGCGACCTGATGGACCGCGGCATCAGCGACTACATCGTGGGGCCGACAGAGACGCTGATGGTCATCGCCGCGGTCCTGCGCCTGTTCACAAGGGCAGGTGCGGTCAAACCCGGCGGGATCTGCGCCTTCATCGGCGCAAAGGGCGGTGTCGGTTCCTCGGTCATCGCGCAGAACCTGGGCTGGAACATCGCGCAGGAGCTTGCTCGGCCAGTGCTGCTGGCCGACATGGACCTGCAGTTCGGCTCGGTTTCGCTGAACCTGAACCTCGAAACCGCATCCGGCTTTGCCGACCAGCTCGGCGGTGCCGCGCGGAAGGACGATGTCGGTCGGCTGGACGACGGTCTGTTCAATCGCCTGCTGGTGCGGCGCGGCAGGTTTCTGAGTGTCTTGCCCAGCGGGAATGCGATGCGCGTCGTATCTGAACCGGGGCCCGAGATACTGAACCGGATGCTGGAACTGGCGCAGGCCAGCTTTACGGTCGCGGTCCTCGACCTTCCGCACGCCTGGACGCCATGGGTCCGGGGGGCCCTTGCCGCGGCTGACGAGGTCATCATCACCGCCGAGCCCGATCTGGGCAACCTGCGCAACGCGAAACGCCTGATCGACCTGTTGCGGACCCTGCGACCGAACGATGGGCCGCCACGACTGGTGCTGAACAAGGTCGGGGTTCCAGCGCGGAAAGAGATCAAGACGACAGAATTCGCCGCAGCCCTTCAGATCGAGGCGTCTGCGACCTTCGCCTTCGAGCCGCGCTGTTTCAGCAGCGCGTCGAACAGCGGGCAACTTCTCGCCGAAACGGCGACCCGGACGACAAGCAAGCGCCCCTTCGCCAGCCTGGTGCAGGCATTGGTCGATCGCAAGGACGCCCCGCCAAAACCGGCCACCCCTGCGCGCTTCTGGCGGCGCTGA
- the cpaB gene encoding Flp pilus assembly protein CpaB: MLRAAIILVALGFGGLAAWLVISQKASPVEAGPAIAVPIPTMDVLVAATDVPAGAALIAENLRWQAWPSSGVGPSFITRAARPDAEAELRGMTVRSGFLAGEPVHESRLLGMGAGFLSVMLESGMRAVAVKVNAETTAGGFILPNDHVDVMQTINVIDGGGAGTIVSQVLLSNVRVLAIDQMAARQDSDSLVGKTATLELFPDQVEKVTTAAVSGAISLVLRPLADNADLAEPPAPPVMAPPPSRTIRIYRSGGLELMKLDAAATGPVVRP, from the coding sequence TTGCTGCGTGCCGCAATCATCCTCGTTGCCCTTGGGTTCGGCGGACTGGCCGCCTGGCTGGTGATTTCCCAGAAGGCGTCGCCGGTCGAGGCCGGTCCCGCCATAGCCGTGCCGATTCCGACCATGGATGTTCTGGTCGCAGCAACGGATGTGCCGGCCGGCGCTGCGCTGATTGCCGAGAACCTGCGGTGGCAGGCCTGGCCGTCCAGTGGCGTCGGCCCGTCATTCATCACCCGCGCCGCGCGGCCGGACGCCGAGGCCGAACTCCGGGGCATGACCGTGCGCTCCGGCTTTCTCGCGGGTGAGCCCGTGCATGAAAGCCGCCTGCTGGGCATGGGGGCCGGGTTCCTGTCGGTCATGCTGGAGTCCGGAATGAGGGCGGTGGCGGTGAAGGTGAATGCCGAAACCACAGCCGGAGGGTTCATTCTGCCAAACGACCATGTCGATGTGATGCAAACTATCAATGTGATAGACGGAGGGGGTGCCGGGACAATCGTTAGCCAGGTACTTCTGAGCAACGTGCGCGTGCTGGCGATCGACCAGATGGCAGCCAGGCAGGACAGCGACTCGCTGGTCGGCAAGACCGCGACGCTGGAGCTTTTTCCCGATCAGGTCGAGAAGGTCACGACGGCTGCGGTATCCGGGGCAATTTCGCTGGTTCTGCGCCCCCTGGCTGACAATGCCGATCTTGCCGAGCCTCCTGCACCCCCCGTCATGGCGCCGCCGCCATCGCGAACGATCCGCATCTATCGGTCGGGCGGATTGGAACTGATGAAGCTCGATGCAGCCGCCACGGGCCCGGTGGTCCGGCCATGA